The genomic interval CAGGGCGCGCCAGCGGCCGTGCGGCACGGTCACAGGCCCAGCTTCGCGTGCAGGCGCTCGCGCACCACCTCGGGTTTGGCCTTGCCGCCCGTGGCTTTCATGACCGGCCCGAACAGGGCGTTCATGGCCTTGGTGTTTCCGGCCCGCACCTTCTCAACCGTGGCGGGGTCGGCGGCCAGGGCGGCGTCGATGGCGGCGTCAATGGCGGCCGTGTCAGTCACGACGCTCAGGCCGCGTTCCTGCACCAGCGCGGCCGGGTCGTGGCCGGCCACGACGTCCGGCAGGAGATCCTTGGCGATCTTGCCGCTGATGGTGCCCGCGTCGATCAGGTTCACCAACGCGGCCAGGTGCGCGGGCTGCAGCGCAGCGTCACTGAGGGCCATCTCCTGCGCGGCCAGCAGGCCAGACACGTCGCCGAGCAGCCAGTTGGCGAGTTTCTGCGCGTCGGCGCCTGCGCGCAGCGCCTCGTCGTAGAAGCGGGACAGCGGCACGCTGAGGCTCAGGGTCTGCGCGTCGCTGTCCCTGACGCCCGCCGCGAGGTACCGGGCGCGTTTGTGTTCCGGCAGTTCAGGCATGCGCGCCCGGACCCGCTCGATCCAGTCGGGCGTGATGTCCAGCGGCGGCAGGTCCGGCTCGGGAAAGTAGCGGTAGTCGGCCTCGCCTTCCTTGGTGCGCATCAGGAAGGTTTTCTGCCCTCCCTCATCCCAGCCGAGCGTGTCCTGCGTGATGCGCCCGCCGGCGTCCAGGATGCGGGCCTGCCGGGCCGTTTCGAATTCGATGGCGCGCGCCACACTCCGGAACGAGTTGAGGTTCTTCACCTCGCACTTGGTGCCCCACGGCTCGCCCGGTCTGTGCAGACTGAGGTTCACGTCGCAGCGCATCTTGCCTTCCTCCGGTGTGGCGTCCGAAACTCCGAGCGCCTGCGCGATAGCCTGCACGGCCTCCAGGAACGCGCGGGCCTGCTCGGCAGTCGTGATGTCGGCTTCCGTGACCATCTCCAGCAGGGATGACCCGGCGCGGTTGAGGTCCAGCATGGAGTACGGCGCGTACGTGGGGTGTGTGAGCTTTCCCGCGTCGTCCTCCAGGTGCGCGCGCTTGATGCGGATGCGCCGCGTCTCGCCGCCCTCCAGGGTCACGTCCAGGAACCCGTCGCGGGCGATGGGCCGGTCGTACTGTGACAGCTGAAAGTTCTTCGGGGCGTCCGGGTAGAAGTAGTTCTTGCGGTGAAACTGCGTGAAGCCCGACACGTCGCAGTTCAGTCCCAGGCCGAACATCATGGCCAGTTCCACCGCCTCGCGGTTCAGGGTGGGCAGCGTGCCGGGCAGGCCCAGGGTGAACGGGTCCGTGAACGTGTTCGGTTCCGCCCCGTGGTAGTCCTGCGGGCACGCGCTGAAGATCTTGCTGCGGGTCTTCAGCTGCAGGTGAACTTCCAGACCAATAACCGCCTGATACGCCATACCCTGCAGGATACCGCCGGCACCTCCGGCGCGCGGGGGCGCCCCCTAGGACGGGCCAGCACGCCCCTGGAGGGCCGGGCCGGGCCGGTTCAGGGGTGCGGCACCCTGTGGGCGCTGTCCGCTTCGGTCTCGGTGGGCACGTGCGGCAGGCTGAAACTGAAGGTCGCGCCGCGGCCCTCCTCGCCCTGCGCCCACACGTGCCCGCCGTGGCGGTTCACGATGCGTTTCACGATCGCCAGGCCCACGCCGTACCCTTCGACGGTGGTGTGCAGCCGCTGGAACACCGTGAACAGGCGGTGCCCGTAGGCCATGTTGAAGCCCACGCCGTTGTCGCGGACGTGCACCACGTGCTCGTCTGCGAGCAGTTCACTCCAGATCTCCACCTGCGCGGGGCGTTCGGGGTCGCTGTACTTCACGGCGTTCGTCAGGAGGTTCGTGAGCACCTGCCGGACGCCCAGCAGGTCGCCCTGCACGGTGTGCAGTTCCCCGAGCGTCCACGTGACCTGCTGGGCGCCGGGTTCGCGCCTGAGTTCGCCGATGATCTCGGTCACGAGGTTCCCAAGCTCGAGCGGCTGCCGGGTCATCTCCTGCCGGCCGGTCTTCGCGAAGTCCAGCAGGCCGTTGATGAGCGCCTCCATGCGCACGGCCCCCTCCTGAATGATCCGCAGGTACCGCTGGGCGTTGTGCGAGAGCTGATCGTGGCTGGTGCGTTCCAGCAGGTCCGCGAAGCTGGCGATGTGCCGCAGCGGCGTGCGCAGGTCGTGCGAGATGGAGTACGCGTACGCTTCGAGTTCGCTGTTCACGTCCTCCAGGGCCGCCGTGCGGTCACGCACGCGCTCTTCCAGGGAGGCGTTCAGGGCGTGCAGTTCAGCTTCCATCCGTTTGCGGTACGTGACGTCCTGGCTGGTCGCCACGAAGTGCGTGATGTGCCCGGCGGCGTTGCGGATGGGCGTGATGGTCTTGTTCTCGTGGTATTCCTCGCCGTTCTTGCGGCGGCTGGTGAGTTCGGCGCGGTACACCTGCCCGCCCAGCAGGGTGCGCCACATCCCCTGCTGCTCCCCGGCGGACTGCAGGCCGTCGTGCAGGAAGTCCGGGGTGCGGCCCAGTGTCTCGGCGGCGCTGTACCCGGTCACGGCCTCGAAGGCGCCGTTCACGTACTCGATAATGCCGTCCCGGTCGGTGATCATGACAGGATCAGCAGACTGCGCGATGGCGCTGGAGAGTTTCAGCAGTTCGTGCTGGGCCTGCTGGTTCTCGAGTTCCCGGACGCGCCGCTCCTGGGCCTGCACGGTCAGGGTTTTGAGGTGCAGGTCCACGAACACGCTGACCTTGGCGCGCAGCACCTCGGCCTGCACGGGTGAGTAGATGAAATCCACGGCGCCGAGCGTGTAGCCGCTGAGCATGTCCGCCTCGGCGCGGTCGTGCGCGGTCACGAAAATGATGGGGGTGCTTTCGGTCTGCTGGCGGCTGCGAATCAGGCGGGCGGTCTCGAAGCCGTCCATGTCGGGCATGCGGACGTCGAGCAGAATCACCGCGAACTCGCTGGTCAGCAGGTGCCGCAGGGCCTCCCGGCCCGAGGCGGCCTGAACCACGTCCTGCTCCAGGGCGTCGAGCGCGGCGGTGAGGGCCAGGCGTTTGGCCGGCTGGTCATCAACCACCAGAATGCGCGCGCGCGGGAGGATCAGCGCGTCCATCAGCCGACCCGCCGGTAGAGCTTCTCGGTGAGGTTCAGGCACTCGAAGCGGGGGGCGTGCACGCTGAAGTCCATGGTCTCGTGCCGGCCCAGCGCCAGAATCCCGAATGGGGTGAGGCTGTCGTGCAGCAGCGCCTTGACGTGGTCCTGCAGGGGCCGCGTGAAGTAGATCAGGACGTTACGGCACAGAATCAGGTGAAATTCGTTGAACGAGCTGTCCGTGGCGAGGTTATGCTGCCCCCAGATGATCGGCTGGCGCAGGTCCGCGCGGACGAGCGCGTGATCGTACTGCCACGTGAAGTACCGCCGGAAATCGGCCTGCCCGCCGGCATCCTGGTAGGCGGCCTCGTAGGCGTTCATCTTCGCGGCCGGGTAGATGCCCTGGCGGGCCACGCCCAGCGCGGGGGCGTGCATGTCCGTGGCGTACAGGCGGGTGCGCTCGAGCAGGCCCGCCTCGCTGAGCAGGATGGCCAGCGAATACACCTCCTCGCCGGTGGAGCACCCGGCGTGCCACACGCGGATGAACGGGTGCGTGCGCAGCGTGGGAATCACCTGCTCGCGCAGCGCCTGGAAGAAGGTGGGGTCGCGGAACATGCCGGTCACGTTGATGGCCAGCGTTTCACGCAGGCGCTGCATGGCGGCCGGGTCGCGCAGCACCTGTCCCTGCAGGGCGCTGATGGTGCGCAGGCCCTCGGCTGCCACGGCGTGCAGCACGCGCCGGCGGATGGTGGCGCGCGTGTACGCCCGGAAATCGTGCCCGGTGGCGCGGAACACGCCTTCAAGCAGCAGCGACAGCTCGATCTCCTCGAGCGGTTCGGCGTGAAAGGTGGGCTTCACCGGGACAGCCAGACGCGCAGCAGGGACAGCAGCTGCCCCGTATTCACGGGTTTGCTGATGTAGTCGCTGGCGCCCGCTTCAATGGACTGCTCGCGGTCGCCGGGCATGGCCTTGGCGGTCAGGGAAATGATCGGCAGGTGCCGGCGGGCGGGGTCCTTGCGGAT from Deinococcus taeanensis carries:
- a CDS encoding sensor histidine kinase, whose amino-acid sequence is MDALILPRARILVVDDQPAKRLALTAALDALEQDVVQAASGREALRHLLTSEFAVILLDVRMPDMDGFETARLIRSRQQTESTPIIFVTAHDRAEADMLSGYTLGAVDFIYSPVQAEVLRAKVSVFVDLHLKTLTVQAQERRVRELENQQAQHELLKLSSAIAQSADPVMITDRDGIIEYVNGAFEAVTGYSAAETLGRTPDFLHDGLQSAGEQQGMWRTLLGGQVYRAELTSRRKNGEEYHENKTITPIRNAAGHITHFVATSQDVTYRKRMEAELHALNASLEERVRDRTAALEDVNSELEAYAYSISHDLRTPLRHIASFADLLERTSHDQLSHNAQRYLRIIQEGAVRMEALINGLLDFAKTGRQEMTRQPLELGNLVTEIIGELRREPGAQQVTWTLGELHTVQGDLLGVRQVLTNLLTNAVKYSDPERPAQVEIWSELLADEHVVHVRDNGVGFNMAYGHRLFTVFQRLHTTVEGYGVGLAIVKRIVNRHGGHVWAQGEEGRGATFSFSLPHVPTETEADSAHRVPHP
- the gatB gene encoding Asp-tRNA(Asn)/Glu-tRNA(Gln) amidotransferase subunit GatB codes for the protein MAYQAVIGLEVHLQLKTRSKIFSACPQDYHGAEPNTFTDPFTLGLPGTLPTLNREAVELAMMFGLGLNCDVSGFTQFHRKNYFYPDAPKNFQLSQYDRPIARDGFLDVTLEGGETRRIRIKRAHLEDDAGKLTHPTYAPYSMLDLNRAGSSLLEMVTEADITTAEQARAFLEAVQAIAQALGVSDATPEEGKMRCDVNLSLHRPGEPWGTKCEVKNLNSFRSVARAIEFETARQARILDAGGRITQDTLGWDEGGQKTFLMRTKEGEADYRYFPEPDLPPLDITPDWIERVRARMPELPEHKRARYLAAGVRDSDAQTLSLSVPLSRFYDEALRAGADAQKLANWLLGDVSGLLAAQEMALSDAALQPAHLAALVNLIDAGTISGKIAKDLLPDVVAGHDPAALVQERGLSVVTDTAAIDAAIDAALAADPATVEKVRAGNTKAMNALFGPVMKATGGKAKPEVVRERLHAKLGL
- a CDS encoding CheR family methyltransferase, with the protein product MKPTFHAEPLEEIELSLLLEGVFRATGHDFRAYTRATIRRRVLHAVAAEGLRTISALQGQVLRDPAAMQRLRETLAINVTGMFRDPTFFQALREQVIPTLRTHPFIRVWHAGCSTGEEVYSLAILLSEAGLLERTRLYATDMHAPALGVARQGIYPAAKMNAYEAAYQDAGGQADFRRYFTWQYDHALVRADLRQPIIWGQHNLATDSSFNEFHLILCRNVLIYFTRPLQDHVKALLHDSLTPFGILALGRHETMDFSVHAPRFECLNLTEKLYRRVG